From a single Apium graveolens cultivar Ventura chromosome 2, ASM990537v1, whole genome shotgun sequence genomic region:
- the LOC141707467 gene encoding protein yippee-like — protein sequence MGRLFVESLEGNVYSCKHCKTHFALLEDIVSKAFHCRHGKAYLITNVVNVTFGEKEERMMITGMHIVADIFCVCCGSIVGWKYESAYEKSQKYKEGKFILERFKVLGPDGSTYQGIPEAQFAESDADEE from the exons ATGGGTAGGCTTTTTGTTGAATCTCTTGAAGGGAACGTCTATTCTTGCAAGCATTGCAAAACCCATTTTGCACTTCTTGAAGATATTGTCTCTAag GCTTTTCATTGTAGGCATGGGAAAGCTTATCTCATTACTAATGT TGTGAATGTTACCTTTGGAGAGAAAGAGGAAAGGATGATGATAACTGGAATGCATATTGTGGCTGACATATTCTGTGTGTGCTGTGGATCCATTGTCGGGTGGAAATAT GAGTCTGCATATGAGAAGAGCCAAAAATACAAAGAAGGGAAATTTATTCTTGAGAG GTTCAAGGTTTTGGGTCCTGATGGGAGCACCTACCAAGGAATTCCAGAAGCTCAATTTGCAGAAAGTGATGCTGATGAAGAATGA